The proteins below are encoded in one region of Leptolyngbyaceae cyanobacterium:
- a CDS encoding diguanylate cyclase: MVHRLLSGSEIGIEQVLDRMMAVIVQIHNPCDSDEILKTIVSEVREILGSDRALIYRFLPDGDGVIAEESVNPQWKPILGQLIYDPCFNAKWTEQYQRGRVGILEDIDAVTLDPCYKNLLNRLQVRANLVVPILVRSPKSNPSPHLWGLLIVHQCSSPCQWHPIEIKFLQHITLQLGIAIEQNLKVETALRESEERYRSVIAAMAEGIVLQQADGKITACNQSAERILGLTAEQMMGRTSLDPRWRAIHEDGSPFPGEIHPSMVTLRTGEPQLQVVMGVHKPDGSLTWISINSQPLFYADRSQPYAVVTSFTDITVPKQAQQALQQQTERERMIYQIAQRIRQSLDLDEILNRTVAEVRDFLQTDRAIVYRFNPDWSGLVVKESVAEGWLAILNMQITDTYFVERQNYSYHESSIKATSDIYTAGFSPCHVDLLERLQVRAKLVVPILQGNRLWGLLVAHHCRAPRDWHCWESELLKQLATQIAIAIHQSELHQQLQLANQQLENLATIDQLTQIANRRCFDRQFRYEWHRLTREQQPLSLLLCDIDYFKQYNDTYGHAAGDVCLTLVAEVIKNSVQRSTDLAVRYGGEEFAVILPNTERKGAVRVAQKIWAAMKQLNLPHLASGGEKFVTLSIGIATMIPTADIAPVDLVEAADRALYQAKANGRNCWFTEGF, from the coding sequence CCGCTTCCTACCCGATGGAGATGGAGTAATAGCAGAAGAGTCTGTCAATCCTCAATGGAAACCGATTCTCGGACAACTAATTTACGATCCTTGCTTCAATGCCAAATGGACAGAGCAATATCAACGCGGAAGAGTGGGAATTTTAGAAGATATTGATGCCGTAACCCTCGACCCCTGTTATAAAAATTTATTAAATCGGTTGCAAGTTCGTGCCAATTTGGTCGTACCGATTTTAGTCAGAAGTCCCAAAAGCAATCCATCGCCCCATCTGTGGGGTTTGCTGATCGTTCATCAATGTAGTAGTCCGTGTCAATGGCATCCCATAGAAATCAAATTTCTTCAACACATTACATTACAACTGGGCATTGCGATCGAGCAAAACTTAAAAGTAGAAACCGCCCTGCGAGAAAGTGAAGAACGCTATCGTTCCGTAATCGCGGCGATGGCAGAAGGAATCGTGCTACAACAAGCGGATGGAAAAATTACAGCCTGTAACCAAAGTGCAGAAAGGATTTTAGGGCTGACTGCCGAACAAATGATGGGGCGAACTTCCCTCGATCCGCGATGGAGAGCGATTCATGAAGATGGTTCCCCATTTCCGGGAGAAATTCATCCCTCAATGGTGACTTTACGAACTGGAGAACCGCAACTTCAAGTGGTGATGGGAGTCCACAAACCAGATGGTAGTCTGACTTGGATTTCGATTAATTCCCAACCTTTGTTTTATGCCGATCGATCTCAACCCTATGCAGTAGTGACATCTTTTACAGATATCACCGTTCCCAAACAAGCGCAACAAGCATTGCAACAGCAAACAGAACGGGAACGGATGATTTATCAAATTGCCCAACGCATTCGTCAGTCTTTAGATTTAGATGAAATTTTGAATAGGACTGTTGCCGAGGTACGAGATTTTCTGCAAACCGATCGCGCGATCGTCTACCGTTTTAACCCGGATTGGAGTGGCTTAGTAGTCAAGGAATCCGTGGCAGAAGGTTGGCTGGCAATTCTGAATATGCAAATCACGGATACCTATTTTGTAGAGAGACAAAACTATTCCTATCACGAGAGCAGCATTAAAGCCACTTCGGATATTTATACTGCCGGATTTTCTCCTTGTCATGTGGATTTATTAGAACGCTTGCAAGTGCGAGCTAAGTTAGTCGTACCGATTTTACAAGGCAATCGACTCTGGGGATTGTTAGTGGCGCACCATTGTAGAGCCCCCCGCGATTGGCATTGTTGGGAAAGCGAACTGCTCAAGCAATTGGCAACTCAGATCGCGATCGCCATTCATCAATCAGAACTTCATCAACAATTGCAACTTGCTAATCAGCAACTAGAAAATCTAGCAACGATCGATCAATTAACTCAAATTGCTAATCGACGTTGTTTCGATCGCCAATTTCGATATGAATGGCATCGTCTAACCAGAGAACAACAGCCCCTCTCATTACTCCTTTGTGACATCGATTATTTTAAACAATATAACGATACTTACGGTCATGCAGCTGGAGATGTCTGTTTAACACTTGTGGCGGAAGTTATCAAAAATTCCGTGCAGCGTTCTACTGATTTAGCAGTTCGCTACGGTGGCGAAGAATTTGCTGTTATTTTACCAAATACCGAGCGGAAAGGCGCAGTTCGAGTTGCTCAAAAAATTTGGGCAGCGATGAAACAGCTTAACCTTCCCCATCTTGCCTCTGGTGGGGAAAAATTTGTTACCTTGAGTATCGGAATTGCTACTATGATTCCTACGGCTGACATAGCGCCTGTGGACTTAGTTGAAGCAGCCGATCGCGCTCTCTATCAAGCAAAAGCCAACGGACGTAATTGTTGGTTTACCGAGGGATTTTAG
- a CDS encoding FAD-dependent oxidoreductase: MMKNLVLIGGGHSHAIALRLFGINPILNIRLILISESPQTPYSGMIPGNVAGFYTDRECHIDLRQLTEFAQVKFIVDKVVDVDLKNRQIFCAKRLPISFDFLSINTGSTPTILSVKGASEYAIAVKPISEFLPKWHRLVEQVSEQPSQPISLGIVGGGAGGVELALTMQAGLHRVLQMAQQPLSNLQIHLFERSAELMENHHQWVKRHMKKLLTRRGIQLHLKESVCEVQPQLVRCESGLVVKCDRLFWVTQASAPNWPKKSGLVTDEAGFILVNNNLQSVSHPHVFAAGDIATIENNPCPKAGVFAVRQGKPLFNNWQRMVEGQTLEPYYPQKRYLSLIGTGDGSAVASWGKYGWESPLLWYLKDSIDRRFMAQFEKLGSE; this comes from the coding sequence ATGATGAAAAATTTAGTCTTAATCGGTGGTGGTCATTCTCATGCGATCGCGCTTCGATTATTTGGTATTAATCCTATCCTGAATATCCGCCTCATTCTCATATCCGAATCACCTCAGACACCTTATTCTGGAATGATACCCGGTAATGTAGCTGGTTTCTATACCGATCGGGAATGTCATATCGATCTACGACAGCTAACTGAGTTTGCTCAAGTTAAATTTATCGTTGATAAAGTAGTTGATGTAGATTTAAAAAATCGGCAAATTTTCTGTGCTAAACGTCTACCAATTTCCTTTGATTTTTTATCAATTAATACTGGAAGCACTCCCACGATTTTGTCGGTAAAAGGTGCATCTGAATATGCGATCGCAGTTAAACCAATATCGGAATTTTTACCAAAGTGGCATCGCTTAGTTGAGCAAGTTAGCGAGCAACCTTCACAACCGATTTCTTTAGGAATTGTCGGTGGTGGTGCTGGTGGCGTGGAACTAGCATTAACAATGCAAGCAGGGTTGCATCGGGTTTTGCAAATGGCTCAACAACCTTTATCAAATTTGCAAATTCATTTATTTGAACGCAGTGCAGAATTAATGGAAAATCATCATCAATGGGTAAAGCGTCACATGAAAAAATTGCTTACCCGTCGAGGAATTCAACTACATTTAAAAGAAAGTGTTTGTGAAGTGCAGCCGCAACTTGTCAGATGCGAATCTGGGTTGGTAGTGAAATGCGATCGCCTTTTTTGGGTAACTCAAGCATCTGCACCGAATTGGCCGAAAAAATCGGGATTAGTCACAGATGAAGCTGGCTTTATCCTCGTAAATAATAACTTGCAATCTGTTTCCCATCCTCATGTATTTGCGGCTGGCGATATTGCCACGATTGAAAATAATCCTTGTCCGAAAGCGGGAGTATTTGCAGTGCGACAGGGAAAACCATTATTTAACAACTGGCAACGCATGGTAGAAGGACAAACACTCGAACCTTATTATCCTCAAAAACGATATCTTAGTTTGATCGGCACTGGTGATGGTTCTGCCGTTGCTTCCTGGGGAAAATACGGATGGGAATCGCCTCTTTTGTGGTATTTAAAAGATTCGATCGATCGTCGATTTATGGCGCAATTTGAAAAATTAGGTAGTGAATAG
- a CDS encoding AAA family ATPase — translation MDISEIIHLADELVFTKTGEHLDYLQEAILRGTLQGQKYWKIAEETHTSEGHIRDVASELWKILSDVLGERVSKSSFRAKVEQSLLSNFASPFGKNILRIGNVNICPQQTSQSPPVTQQPQQTPTQPHIDLGDAAQIFNFYDRIPELTILETWILQQNCRLIALLGNSGIGKTTLALRLIEQIKSNFDYIIYRSLRFSPTLNATLTNLLQIFPQQADIPQSIEAQISQLLNNFRQHRCLIILDDIQMLYSSGQLAGQYKSGYEDYQLFFKLIAEVNHNSCLLINSWEKPREIAKLEKNNNYVKTLVLGSLGVAAKDILKSYQLSDEEDWEILINTYQGNPLWLEFTASTIQELFGGSVADFLQCDAPILDESLQAQLEQQFQRLTHQEIAIMMQLAKENKPVALPQILKVMQLSASDLVNGIQSLGKRFLLEGKEEGKTTFFSLNPIFKEYVKNRYFK, via the coding sequence ATGGACATTTCGGAAATTATACACCTTGCAGACGAGCTAGTTTTCACTAAAACAGGGGAACACTTAGACTATTTGCAAGAAGCTATTCTGCGGGGTACTCTACAAGGCCAAAAATACTGGAAAATTGCAGAAGAAACTCATACAAGTGAAGGTCACATTAGGGATGTTGCTTCAGAATTATGGAAAATTCTTTCAGATGTACTGGGAGAACGAGTTAGTAAATCAAGTTTTAGAGCTAAAGTAGAACAATCTTTACTATCAAATTTTGCATCACCTTTTGGAAAAAATATTTTAAGAATTGGTAATGTCAACATTTGTCCGCAACAAACATCTCAATCTCCACCAGTCACCCAACAACCCCAACAAACCCCAACACAACCCCACATCGACTTAGGCGACGCAGCCCAAATTTTCAACTTCTACGATCGCATTCCCGAACTCACCATCCTCGAAACCTGGATATTACAACAAAACTGCCGCCTCATCGCACTTCTGGGAAACAGCGGAATCGGGAAAACCACCCTAGCACTTCGACTAATCGAACAAATCAAAAGCAATTTCGATTACATAATCTATCGCAGTCTTCGCTTCTCCCCAACACTCAACGCCACACTCACCAACTTATTGCAAATCTTCCCCCAGCAAGCAGACATTCCTCAAAGCATCGAAGCGCAAATATCCCAACTTCTCAACAACTTTCGTCAGCATCGCTGTTTAATTATTCTCGATGACATCCAAATGCTTTATAGCAGCGGACAATTGGCGGGACAATATAAAAGCGGATATGAAGATTATCAATTATTTTTTAAATTAATTGCCGAAGTTAATCACAATAGCTGTTTATTAATCAACAGTTGGGAAAAACCTAGAGAGATTGCTAAATTAGAAAAAAATAATAACTACGTAAAAACATTAGTTTTAGGCAGTTTAGGAGTAGCAGCGAAAGACATCCTCAAATCATATCAATTATCAGATGAAGAAGATTGGGAAATCTTAATTAATACCTATCAAGGAAATCCGCTATGGCTAGAATTTACCGCTAGCACCATTCAAGAACTATTCGGTGGTAGCGTAGCCGACTTTTTGCAATGCGATGCGCCGATATTAGACGAATCATTGCAAGCACAATTAGAGCAACAGTTTCAGCGGTTAACCCATCAAGAAATCGCTATCATGATGCAGCTTGCCAAAGAAAATAAACCTGTGGCATTGCCGCAAATTTTGAAAGTAATGCAGTTATCGGCATCGGATTTAGTGAATGGCATACAGTCATTAGGAAAGCGATTTTTATTAGAAGGGAAAGAAGAGGGAAAGACAACTTTTTTTAGTTTGAATCCGATTTTCAAAGAATATGTGAAAAATCGATATTTTAAGTAA
- a CDS encoding GTPase yields the protein MSDTLAINFIDALKRKVQEMSGQRLIFFVVGRAGWGKSSTINSLLGEEKCKVDDDEPSTIEVSGFEFEMNGVKAKIFDTPGLCDGSGNDQKYMQEIRQKIKNPDSMLYVNRLDETRITDNDKRGIKIISDALGAEVWQNAVIVFTFANNVNPSEYEKKLAKRTFLIRKAIEDCIQNNEIAFQIPVVAIDNKNTIRPDGQEWLGEFFTVVADRVSLKGIVAFLSMLTPTIKKRTHLNKQQKEIIRRKFVAAVFQNTATAMGIGVAVAGLINAPIIIGFSTAGIMGTLLGAWLSKDE from the coding sequence ATGAGTGATACACTGGCCATAAATTTTATTGATGCTCTTAAAAGAAAAGTACAAGAAATGAGCGGGCAGCGGTTGATATTTTTCGTTGTAGGTCGGGCGGGTTGGGGTAAATCTAGCACCATAAACTCATTATTAGGTGAAGAGAAATGCAAAGTTGATGATGATGAACCTTCAACAATAGAAGTTAGTGGTTTTGAATTTGAAATGAATGGTGTTAAAGCTAAGATTTTCGATACTCCTGGCCTTTGTGATGGTAGTGGCAATGACCAAAAATATATGCAGGAAATTCGTCAAAAGATTAAAAATCCCGATTCTATGCTATATGTTAATAGGCTCGACGAAACTAGGATTACAGATAATGACAAGCGTGGAATAAAAATTATTTCAGACGCATTAGGAGCGGAAGTATGGCAAAACGCTGTTATTGTTTTTACTTTTGCCAATAATGTTAATCCTTCTGAATATGAAAAAAAGTTAGCAAAAAGAACCTTCTTAATCCGAAAAGCTATAGAAGATTGCATACAAAATAATGAAATAGCCTTTCAAATACCAGTAGTAGCAATAGATAATAAAAATACAATAAGGCCAGATGGTCAAGAATGGCTTGGCGAATTTTTTACTGTTGTAGCGGATCGTGTATCTCTAAAAGGTATTGTTGCCTTTTTGTCTATGTTGACGCCCACTATAAAAAAGAGAACTCATCTTAATAAACAACAAAAAGAAATTATTAGGAGAAAATTTGTTGCAGCTGTTTTTCAAAATACAGCAACAGCAATGGGAATTGGAGTGGCAGTAGCTGGACTTATAAATGCTCCTATAATCATAGGTTTTTCAACTGCTGGTATAATGGGAACTCTTCTAGGAGCGTGGTTATCCAAAGATGAATAA
- a CDS encoding type II toxin-antitoxin system VapC family toxin → MRLLFDTHTFIWWDSQPNNLSQKALALLQDKPNILLLSVISIWEMQIKLQLGKITLNQPLLEIIENQQKTNQIDVLPVKLIHVLALDSLPIIHKDPFVC, encoded by the coding sequence ATGAGATTATTGTTTGATACGCATACTTTTATTTGGTGGGATAGTCAGCCGAATAATCTCTCACAAAAAGCTTTGGCATTGTTGCAAGATAAGCCAAATATTTTACTCCTGAGTGTTATCAGTATTTGGGAGATGCAAATTAAATTACAACTAGGTAAGATTACACTAAATCAACCTTTGTTAGAAATTATTGAAAATCAGCAAAAAACTAATCAAATAGACGTGCTACCTGTGAAGCTGATTCATGTTTTAGCATTGGATAGCTTGCCAATTATTCACAAAGATCCTTTCGTTTGTTAG
- a CDS encoding MFS transporter: MMFDLSRYQWTVLFAAWLGWGFDIFDALLFNFVAPNCVPTLLGLSIGSPEAASATVYWTGVMASVLLLGWAAGGILFGKLADRIGRTKTLLISIVLYSLGTAACAIAPNIWVLMGCRFVASLGVGGEWAAGAALVAEVMPEKWRIEGGALLCTSAPLGAFLATSVTFIISGLLLPNSPEISWRYVFLCGLIPAAAAAIVRFFIKEPEVWLKNSAKAALPRIRELFNQENLPSTISGLLLAFIALFTSQVCGAFIQVIASQLARSVAVTRELDPIATQVLVEQWKAIASNSLNLGSLIGTLLTVPAAKFLGRRVMFSLYFLLSSAAIMIIFGLPIPPEIFIYSLFFLGLTVFGVFGSFAYYLPELFPTRLRATGSGFCYNAGRVVAAIGPFWLGYLSSHGSNPLSGGTFSLFWVGFVPLLGISLIPWTIETKGQVLAD; the protein is encoded by the coding sequence ATGATGTTCGATTTAAGTCGTTACCAATGGACTGTACTGTTTGCAGCGTGGTTAGGTTGGGGGTTTGATATCTTCGATGCCCTTTTATTTAATTTTGTTGCTCCCAACTGCGTGCCAACTTTGTTAGGTTTGAGTATTGGTTCGCCGGAAGCGGCAAGCGCTACGGTTTATTGGACGGGCGTGATGGCTTCCGTGCTGCTGTTAGGTTGGGCGGCTGGTGGGATATTATTCGGAAAGTTAGCCGATCGCATCGGGCGCACTAAAACCCTGCTGATCTCGATCGTCCTTTATTCCTTGGGAACGGCTGCCTGTGCGATCGCTCCTAATATCTGGGTTTTAATGGGATGTCGATTTGTTGCCAGCTTGGGAGTTGGCGGCGAATGGGCGGCTGGTGCTGCATTGGTGGCAGAAGTAATGCCGGAAAAATGGCGCATCGAAGGGGGGGCTTTGTTATGTACTTCTGCACCGCTGGGCGCGTTTTTGGCAACTTCCGTTACTTTTATCATTTCTGGGTTGTTACTCCCAAACAGTCCGGAAATTTCTTGGCGTTACGTATTTCTTTGCGGTTTAATTCCGGCTGCGGCAGCTGCGATCGTGCGCTTTTTTATCAAAGAACCGGAAGTTTGGCTCAAAAATAGCGCTAAGGCTGCGCTACCAAGAATTCGAGAACTGTTCAACCAGGAAAATTTACCTTCCACAATTAGCGGTTTGCTGTTAGCTTTTATTGCGCTTTTCACTTCGCAAGTTTGTGGCGCATTCATTCAAGTAATTGCCTCTCAATTAGCTCGCTCGGTTGCTGTCACTAGAGAGTTAGACCCCATAGCTACTCAAGTATTAGTAGAACAGTGGAAAGCAATTGCTAGTAATTCCCTCAACTTAGGTTCTTTAATCGGAACGTTGCTGACGGTACCCGCCGCTAAATTTTTAGGGCGTCGAGTGATGTTTTCCCTTTACTTTCTTCTCTCTTCGGCTGCGATTATGATTATTTTCGGGCTACCAATACCGCCGGAAATATTTATTTATTCGTTATTTTTCTTGGGATTAACTGTTTTCGGCGTCTTTGGTAGTTTCGCTTACTACTTACCGGAACTGTTCCCGACTAGACTGCGAGCAACTGGTTCTGGCTTTTGTTACAATGCTGGCCGAGTAGTAGCTGCGATCGGCCCTTTTTGGTTGGGCTATCTGTCTTCGCACGGGTCAAATCCTTTGTCTGGTGGAACGTTCAGCTTGTTTTGGGTTGGTTTTGTTCCCTTACTGGGAATTAGTTTGATACCTTGGACGATCGAAACCAAAGGACAAGTTTTGGCTGATTAA
- a CDS encoding ABC transporter substrate-binding protein: MKKPTARTSALFTAFAFLLSACTQTNNSSSTANLSGGIPIGVALAQTSNVALLGQEGIAGAKIAEKYFNDKGGVDGTPIKLIVQDTGGDEAGTINAFQVLITQAKVVGIVGPTLSQQAFSANPIAERAKVPVIGASNTAKGIPEIGDYVARVSAPVAIVAPNSIEAALKINPKIKKVAVFYAQNDAFSKSETETFQQTVKERGLELITVQKFQTTDTDFQSQATNALNLKPDLIIISGLAADGGNLVRQLRELGYKGVIIGGNGFNTSNIFAVCKALCDGVLVAQAYSPDHPNEINKTFRATYLNQYKKEPPQFSAQAFAAVQVYAEALKELDKKSDINKMSLAQLRTELNKQLLIGKYDTPLGEISFTPVGEVVQKDFYVAQLKVDKNGNNGKFEFLK; encoded by the coding sequence ATGAAAAAACCTACTGCCCGTACTTCTGCTTTATTTACTGCCTTCGCTTTTCTGCTGAGCGCCTGTACTCAAACTAATAATTCTTCCTCAACTGCAAACTTATCTGGCGGCATTCCGATTGGAGTTGCCCTAGCACAAACTAGCAACGTTGCTTTACTCGGTCAAGAAGGAATTGCCGGTGCGAAAATTGCCGAGAAATATTTTAACGATAAAGGCGGAGTTGATGGCACTCCAATTAAATTAATCGTGCAAGATACTGGCGGAGATGAAGCAGGTACGATTAACGCTTTTCAAGTATTAATTACCCAAGCCAAAGTAGTCGGTATTGTTGGCCCCACTCTCTCCCAACAAGCCTTTAGCGCTAATCCGATCGCAGAACGTGCCAAAGTGCCAGTAATCGGCGCATCCAACACTGCCAAAGGAATTCCCGAAATAGGAGATTATGTGGCCCGCGTTTCTGCACCAGTTGCGATCGTTGCCCCTAATTCGATCGAAGCCGCCCTCAAAATAAATCCAAAAATCAAAAAAGTAGCAGTTTTTTACGCCCAAAACGATGCTTTTAGCAAATCGGAAACCGAAACTTTCCAACAAACAGTTAAGGAGCGAGGACTTGAATTAATCACCGTTCAAAAATTCCAAACTACCGATACAGACTTTCAATCACAAGCAACCAACGCCCTGAATTTAAAACCAGATTTGATAATCATTTCCGGTTTGGCAGCCGATGGAGGCAACTTAGTAAGACAACTCCGAGAATTAGGTTACAAAGGAGTGATTATTGGCGGCAACGGTTTCAATACATCGAATATTTTTGCAGTTTGCAAAGCACTTTGCGACGGCGTTTTAGTAGCACAAGCTTACAGTCCCGATCACCCTAATGAAATTAACAAAACCTTCCGTGCTACCTATCTCAATCAATACAAAAAAGAACCTCCTCAGTTTAGCGCCCAAGCTTTTGCCGCCGTCCAAGTATATGCAGAAGCATTGAAAGAATTAGATAAAAAGAGTGACATTAACAAAATGTCTTTAGCCCAGTTAAGAACGGAATTGAATAAACAGTTATTAATCGGAAAATACGATACACCTTTAGGTGAAATTTCTTTTACACCCGTAGGCGAGGTAGTACAGAAAGACTTTTACGTAGCACAACTAAAAGTAGATAAAAACGGCAATAACGGTAAATTTGAATTTTTGAAATAA
- a CDS encoding tetratricopeptide repeat protein produces MNDYAEESKSAMDEAIAHYQAALSTVEKAGAILSKRKIIEMLLNRDGVENLKEQGAELNASQYALLIDLDERLKGLAGIIAKKLPLASYRLSVNPPESSWWWFLESFAPQEVHKHDRFDWVWYGLTLGCMVVATTFGSSTAQAFSSEGFDILGTFSTVGQAVGMLLLAGGVLTENGKETVENALKSVGIPPHFHAEAIFGASALMAASAYGMYANLPAIGEFYYKQGQISSNQGDVVSALDSYKRALNFNPNDPKIYVALGKVSEDMGQLKDAVSYYEQGRSFNDPAALNGLGRVLLFQSLEDVGWTAKIDEKVERKADFFLVAAEKLVKEEQKVLRRDIAINHGILYLSDFDLKKSSVEEANDALDNAYNSFEQAAELEKTLPKETKEQGKGQCYLQITEKIRQEVNYQKGQFLNPDIPKKAEACYGELYGAGLNPYDDTKIYHSLYTFRVSPEAYKKPEN; encoded by the coding sequence ATGAACGATTATGCAGAGGAAAGCAAATCCGCAATGGATGAAGCTATCGCTCATTATCAAGCAGCATTATCCACTGTTGAAAAAGCAGGAGCGATACTCTCGAAGCGAAAAATTATAGAAATGCTCTTGAACCGCGATGGAGTGGAAAACCTCAAAGAACAGGGTGCCGAATTGAATGCGAGTCAGTATGCTCTGTTGATTGATTTGGATGAACGATTGAAGGGACTTGCGGGGATAATAGCTAAAAAGCTTCCCCTAGCTAGCTATCGGCTAAGTGTGAACCCACCGGAGTCTTCTTGGTGGTGGTTTCTGGAATCTTTTGCCCCTCAAGAAGTCCATAAACACGATCGTTTTGATTGGGTATGGTATGGATTGACACTCGGTTGTATGGTTGTGGCAACTACTTTTGGTTCTAGCACGGCTCAAGCCTTTTCCAGTGAAGGGTTTGATATTCTAGGAACTTTTAGTACGGTTGGTCAAGCGGTGGGGATGCTTTTATTAGCTGGTGGAGTGCTGACAGAAAATGGTAAGGAAACTGTTGAGAATGCCCTTAAAAGCGTCGGTATTCCGCCTCACTTTCACGCAGAAGCAATCTTTGGTGCTTCTGCTTTAATGGCAGCAAGTGCTTATGGTATGTATGCTAATTTGCCAGCTATAGGAGAATTTTATTATAAACAGGGGCAGATCTCTAGTAATCAAGGTGATGTTGTTAGTGCGTTGGATTCATACAAAAGGGCACTGAATTTTAACCCCAACGATCCCAAAATTTATGTTGCCTTGGGGAAAGTTTCGGAAGACATGGGACAACTTAAGGATGCCGTATCTTATTACGAGCAAGGTAGATCCTTCAACGATCCCGCTGCCCTCAATGGTTTAGGAAGAGTATTGTTATTTCAGTCGTTGGAAGATGTGGGTTGGACAGCAAAAATTGATGAGAAAGTTGAGCGGAAAGCGGATTTTTTCTTAGTTGCTGCTGAGAAACTGGTGAAAGAAGAGCAAAAAGTTTTACGCCGAGATATTGCGATTAATCATGGCATTCTTTATCTATCTGATTTTGATTTGAAAAAATCTTCCGTTGAAGAAGCTAATGATGCTCTCGATAATGCTTATAACTCTTTTGAACAGGCTGCTGAATTAGAGAAAACTTTACCCAAGGAAACGAAGGAACAAGGTAAAGGGCAGTGTTATCTTCAAATCACGGAAAAAATACGCCAAGAAGTTAACTATCAAAAGGGACAATTTTTAAATCCCGATATTCCTAAAAAGGCGGAAGCTTGTTATGGAGAATTATATGGGGCAGGATTAAATCCTTATGACGATACGAAAATATACCATAGTCTCTATACTTTTAGAGTTTCACCTGAAGCCTATAAAAAACCAGAGAATTAA
- a CDS encoding branched-chain amino acid ABC transporter permease: protein MNLTLFVQQFLNGISIGSVYAIFALGYTLIFSILGIINFAHGALFTLGAYFTYALMGEAFGFNGLLANASFPFKLPFPIALILGSSLAGLVGVAVERIAFRPLRRKRSDPLLTVVSSLGIGLVIVNLIQYLVGAENYTFPGDTYGNLPAAINFGTAENPINIRSVQVVIFGVSVVILAILTYFINYTKFGKAMKAVAEDPMTANLLGINTDGFIVLTFFISSFLAGLAGTFVGSSVSIAGPYFGIAFGLKGLAVIVLGGLGSIPGAVLGGLVIGLIEAFVPGEFSAYKDAFAFGILFIMLIARPQGLLGRRFIQKV, encoded by the coding sequence ATGAATCTAACTCTCTTTGTACAACAATTTTTGAATGGTATATCCATTGGCAGCGTTTATGCCATTTTTGCATTAGGATATACTCTGATATTTTCTATTTTAGGCATCATTAACTTTGCTCATGGAGCATTATTTACCCTCGGTGCTTACTTTACCTATGCCTTAATGGGAGAAGCTTTCGGTTTTAATGGATTGCTTGCTAATGCGTCATTCCCCTTCAAATTGCCTTTTCCGATTGCTTTAATTTTAGGAAGCAGTCTTGCTGGATTAGTAGGTGTTGCGGTAGAAAGAATCGCCTTTCGTCCTTTGCGGCGTAAGCGTTCCGATCCTTTGCTGACCGTTGTTTCTAGCCTGGGTATAGGATTAGTAATTGTTAATTTAATCCAATATTTAGTAGGTGCAGAAAATTACACTTTTCCCGGCGATACATATGGGAATTTACCTGCGGCAATTAATTTTGGTACAGCCGAAAACCCAATTAACATTCGCAGCGTACAAGTGGTAATTTTTGGCGTTTCTGTGGTAATTTTGGCAATTCTCACCTATTTTATTAATTACACCAAATTTGGTAAAGCGATGAAAGCAGTTGCCGAAGATCCGATGACCGCCAATTTGTTAGGTATTAACACCGATGGTTTTATTGTTTTGACATTTTTTATCAGCAGTTTTTTGGCTGGATTGGCAGGAACTTTTGTGGGTTCTAGCGTGAGTATTGCAGGGCCATATTTTGGAATTGCTTTTGGGTTGAAAGGTTTAGCAGTCATCGTATTAGGTGGTTTAGGAAGTATTCCCGGTGCGGTGTTGGGTGGTTTAGTAATTGGGTTAATTGAAGCGTTTGTTCCAGGAGAATTTTCTGCTTATAAAGATGCGTTTGCTTTTGGAATATTGTTTATTATGTTGATTGCTAGACCCCAAGGTTTGTTGGGTCGTCGGTTTATCCAAAAAGTTTAG